In the Nocardioides panaciterrulae genome, GTGAGCGAGGCGACCACCGCGAGCAGCGCGGTGGCGGTGTCGTGCCCGGCCAGCAGCTCGGCCACCGCGTCCAGCCAGGTGTCGGGGTCGTCGAGCAGGTCGAGCAGCCCGTCGCTGAAGACGATCATCCGGTCGCCCGGACCCAGCTCGGCCTCGTGCTCGGTCCAGTGGTCGTCCGGGAGCACGCCGAGCGGCCGGTCCCGGCCCACCAGCCGTTCGAGGGTGCCGTCGGCGTGCCGCAGCAGGGCCAGTCCCATGCCGGCGTCGACGTACCGGATCAGGCCGTCCTCGAGGTCCACGGCCGCCTCGAAGAGGGTCACGAACGACTCCGCGCGCTCGAGGTCGGGCAGCAGCGACCGGGCCACGTGGGTGATGGTCACGCCCAGATCGGCGCCGGCGGTGACGGCGGCGTGGGTGCCGCGGAGCGCCGCGCGAGCACCGGCGCCGACCAGGGCCGCGCCGGTGCCCTTGCCCATCACGTCGCCCATGCCGACGTGCAACGTGCCGTGCGCGACGCCGTAGTCGTAGAAGTCGCCCCCGACCGCCAGGGCGGGACGGCAGATGCCGGCCACGTGCCAGCCGTCCACCTCGAGGTCGCCGGGCGGCAGCATCGCGGACTGGACGGCGCCGGCCGCCGACATCTCGGCCTCCGAGCGGAGCTCGCGCTCGGCCCAGCTCGCCAGGTCGCCCAGCGCGGTGACCTGGTCGTCGGTGAGGTGGCGGGGTCGGTCGTCGTAGATGCACAGCGTGCCGATGATCGTGCCCGAGCGATCGCGCAGCGGGTGGCCGGCGTAGAAGACGACGCGTCCCTCGCGCACGCCCTCCTTGTCCCGGAACCGGGGGTCGAGCCTGGTGTCGTCGCACACGATGAGCCGGCCCTCGACCACCGTGCGCTCGCACAGGGTGCGGTCCCGGGGGACCGGGCCGCTGGCGAAGCCGTGCTGGCCGGGGAACCAGGCCCGGTCACCGTCGAAGACGGTGATGGCGGCCATCGGCACCCCGAAGATCGTCGTGGCGAGACGGGCGATCCGGTCGAACCGCTCCTGCGGGCCGTCCTCGATCAGCCCCAGCGCCGTGACCGTGCGCTGCCGACGCTCCTCGTCCGCCGATCCGCGGCCGAGGTCGCCCGTGGCTGCCTGCGTCATGTGAGCCTTCCTCCTCGGCCCTCCCGAGACTCCTGTTGCCTGAGGGGGAGTGGGGACAAACCTAGCGAAGGTGGGACCTGATAGAACGGGAACGCCATGCACAAGCACGATGAGGCTCGGGTCCATCGCATCCTCGTGGTCGAGGACGACCCCGACATCCGCGAACTGATCGTCCACGTCCTGGAGGGCGAGGACCGCGAGGTCGCGCCCGCGGCCACGGGGGCGCAGGCCCTCGCCGCGGTCCGCGAGCGCGACCCGGACCTGGTCACGCTCGATCTGACCCTGCCCGACGCCGACGGCGTGGAGGTGTGCCGGGCGATCCGCCAGGACAGCGACGCCTACATCGTGATGATCACCGGCCGCGACGAGCAGGTCGACCGGCTGGCCGGCCTCGACGTCGGCGC is a window encoding:
- a CDS encoding PP2C family protein-serine/threonine phosphatase, with protein sequence MTQAATGDLGRGSADEERRQRTVTALGLIEDGPQERFDRIARLATTIFGVPMAAITVFDGDRAWFPGQHGFASGPVPRDRTLCERTVVEGRLIVCDDTRLDPRFRDKEGVREGRVVFYAGHPLRDRSGTIIGTLCIYDDRPRHLTDDQVTALGDLASWAERELRSEAEMSAAGAVQSAMLPPGDLEVDGWHVAGICRPALAVGGDFYDYGVAHGTLHVGMGDVMGKGTGAALVGAGARAALRGTHAAVTAGADLGVTITHVARSLLPDLERAESFVTLFEAAVDLEDGLIRYVDAGMGLALLRHADGTLERLVGRDRPLGVLPDDHWTEHEAELGPGDRMIVFSDGLLDLLDDPDTWLDAVAELLAGHDTATALLAVVASLTEDRVALDDVTVVAVYRAAR